A genomic region of Arachis stenosperma cultivar V10309 chromosome 9, arast.V10309.gnm1.PFL2, whole genome shotgun sequence contains the following coding sequences:
- the LOC130948166 gene encoding uncharacterized protein LOC130948166: MGFSTSPFHSILFDLDDTLYSSTLGIDKCVKKNIELFLIEKCGFSHTQASTLRVELFKNYGSTLAGLRALGYDITAEDYHSFVHGRLPYEVIKPDIQLRNLLCSINQRKLIFTNSDRVHALTVLDRLGIKDCFEQIICFETINPNLPNATRPDEFPVLLKPSLEAFKVALQAANVDPRHTLFLDDSARNIAAGKETGLHTALVGKTVKCKGADYAVESVHSVPQVIPEIWVSEMDGADETLTRSKSDLEAVLTTAAVGA, from the exons ATGGGATTCTCCACTTCTCCCTTCCATTCCATCCTCTTCG ATTTGGATGACACCTTGTACTCATCAACCCTGGGAATCGACAAGTGCGTGAAGAAGAACATCGAACTCTTCCTCATCGAGAAATGTGGATTCTCCCACACGCAAGCCTCCACACTCCGCGTTGAACTCTTCAAAAATTACGGAAGCACCCTCGCCGGTTTGCGT GCACTAGGCTACGACATAACTGCAGAAGATTACCACAG TTTCGTGCACGGAAGGCTACCGTACGAGGTGATCAAGCCTGATATCCAGTTACGCAACCTCCTATGCAGTATCAACCAAAGGAAACTT ATATTTACCAACTCGGACCGGGTTCACGCGCTGACGGTGTTAGACCGCCTTGGTATAAAGGACTGTTTCGAACAGATCATATGCTTCGAGACCATTAACCCGAACCTGCCCAACGCGACCCGACCCGATGAGTTCCCGGTTCTCCTCAAACCGTCGCTGGAAGCCTTTAAGGTCGCTCTCCAAGCTGCCAACGTGGATCCACGTCACACG TTGTTTCTGGATGACAGCGCTCGCAATATTGCGGCGGGAAAAGAAACGGGTCTTCACACAGCTCTG GTTGGGAAGACAGTGAAATGTAAAGGAGCAGATTATGCTGTGGAGAGTGTGCACAGTGTTCCCCAAGTAATTCCCGAGATATGGGTAAGCGAAATGGACGGTGCTGATGAAACGTTGACACGTTCTAAGAGCGATCTAGAGGCTGTGCTAACCACTGCCGCAGTTGGAGCCTGA
- the LOC130948167 gene encoding photosystem I reaction center subunit II, chloroplastic-like — protein sequence MAMATQASLFTPPLSASKPSDRAWKQPPAVSFTTAKPQLRFATIRASAAEEKVEAAAPAAEKEEAPVGFTPPELDPNTPSPIFGGSTGGLLRKAQVEEFYVITWDSPKEQIFEMPTGGAAIMRQGPNLLKLARKEQCLALGTRLRSKYKIKYQFYRVFPNGEVQYLHPKDGVYPEKVNPGRQGVGQNFRSIGKNVSPIEVKFTGKQPYDL from the coding sequence ATGGCAATGGCAACACAAGCCTCCCTCTTCACTCCACCACTCTCTGCTTCCAAGCCCAGCGACCGTGCATGGAAGCAACCACCCGCAGTGTCCTTCACCACCGCAAAGCCCCAGCTCAGGTTCGCAACCATAAGAGCTTCGGCTGCAGAGGAGAAAGTAGAGGCTGCAGCACCTGCGGCTGAGAAGGAGGAGGCACCAGTGGGGTTCACCCCACCTGAGCTGGATCCAAACACGCCATCCCCAATATTCGGAGGAAGCACTGGAGGGCTATTGAGGAAGGCCCAAGTGGAGGAGTTCTATGTGATAACATGGGATTCTCCGAAAGAACAGATCTTTGAGATGCCCACAGGTGGCGCCGCCATAATGAGGCAGGGTCCGAACCTTCTGAAGCTTGCAAGGAAAGAGCAGTGCCTTGCTCTTGGAACAAGGCTTCGGTCAAAGTACAAGATCAAGTACCAGTTCTATAGGGTCTTCCCCAATGGCGAGGTCCAATACTTGCATCCCAAGGATGGTGTCTACCCTGAGAAAGTCAACCCTGGTCGCCAAGGTGTTGGTCAGAACTTCAGGTCCATTGGCAAGAACGTTAGCCCCATTGAGGTTAAGTTCACTGGCAAACAACCCTATGATTTGTAA
- the LOC130948165 gene encoding uncharacterized protein LOC130948165 isoform X1, whose product MSGSGINVEENLNRLDEFHISAHLHVKPARVLTLHGTLVDVFSVDEADPSMEVRRQMLESYLRRAGFYYASLIKRFEYDNPMISTLVERWRPETHTFHLPWGECTITLEDVAMQVGLPIDSEPVNGTLRSWSKFHQRDIWQWCEEFLGEVLDGHVGTTKYNIKLKWLRSRLQQMPFDSPEEALVRWAGKRGKNDYAEQRLQRHWLRLDNLKVDEFVWMHVFCRGCLRTFLVLRMGISIRRSCHLFCSAGSRLLTSIESCGNLAANKVHRTLH is encoded by the exons ATGAGTGGGAGTGGAATTAATGTGGAAGAAAATCTTAATAGGTTGGATGAATTTCACATTTCTGCTCATTTACATGTTAAG CCGGCACGTGTCTTGACTCTGCATGGCACGCTGGTTGATGTTTTCTCTGTAGACGAAGCAGATCCGAGTATGGAGGTTAGGAGGCAGATGCTGGAGTCGTATCTAAGAAGAGCCGGCTTCTATTATGCATCTCTGATAAAGCGTTTTGAGTACGACAACCCAATGATTAGCACTCTTGTGGAGAGATGGCGTCCTGAGACCCATACATTCCACCTCCCATGGGGTGAGTGTACTATCACTTTGGAGGATGTTGCCATGCAGGTGGGATTACCAATCGACAGTGAACCGGTCAACGGCACTCTGAGGTCATGGAGTAAGTTCCACCAGAGAGATATTTGGCAATGGTGTGAGGAATTCCTTGGAGAAGTTTTGGACGGACATGTTGGGACCACAAAGTATAACATAAAACTGAAGTGGCTCAGGAGTAGACTGCAACAGATGCCTTTTGACTCTCCCGAGGAAGCCCTCGTACG GTGGGCAGGCAAGAGAGGAAAGAACGACTACGCCGAGCAACGCTTACAAAGGCACTGGCTAAGGTTGGACAATTTGAAAGTGGATGAG TTTGTCTGGATGCACGTATTTTGTCGAGGGTGCCTGCGGACTTTCTTGGTGCTCCGCATGGGGATTTCTATACGGCGGTCGTGCCACTTATTCTGTTCCGCTGGATCGAGATTGTTAACATCGATAGAGTCATGTGGCAATTTGGCGGCAAACAAGGTCCACCGAACCCTCCACTAA
- the LOC130948165 gene encoding protein MAIN-LIKE 2-like isoform X2, with product MEVRRQMLESYLRRAGFYYASLIKRFEYDNPMISTLVERWRPETHTFHLPWGECTITLEDVAMQVGLPIDSEPVNGTLRSWSKFHQRDIWQWCEEFLGEVLDGHVGTTKYNIKLKWLRSRLQQMPFDSPEEALVRWAGKRGKNDYAEQRLQRHWLRLDNLKVDEFVWMHVFCRGCLRTFLVLRMGISIRRSCHLFCSAGSRLLTSIESCGNLAANKVHRTLH from the exons ATGGAGGTTAGGAGGCAGATGCTGGAGTCGTATCTAAGAAGAGCCGGCTTCTATTATGCATCTCTGATAAAGCGTTTTGAGTACGACAACCCAATGATTAGCACTCTTGTGGAGAGATGGCGTCCTGAGACCCATACATTCCACCTCCCATGGGGTGAGTGTACTATCACTTTGGAGGATGTTGCCATGCAGGTGGGATTACCAATCGACAGTGAACCGGTCAACGGCACTCTGAGGTCATGGAGTAAGTTCCACCAGAGAGATATTTGGCAATGGTGTGAGGAATTCCTTGGAGAAGTTTTGGACGGACATGTTGGGACCACAAAGTATAACATAAAACTGAAGTGGCTCAGGAGTAGACTGCAACAGATGCCTTTTGACTCTCCCGAGGAAGCCCTCGTACG GTGGGCAGGCAAGAGAGGAAAGAACGACTACGCCGAGCAACGCTTACAAAGGCACTGGCTAAGGTTGGACAATTTGAAAGTGGATGAG TTTGTCTGGATGCACGTATTTTGTCGAGGGTGCCTGCGGACTTTCTTGGTGCTCCGCATGGGGATTTCTATACGGCGGTCGTGCCACTTATTCTGTTCCGCTGGATCGAGATTGTTAACATCGATAGAGTCATGTGGCAATTTGGCGGCAAACAAGGTCCACCGAACCCTCCACTAA
- the LOC130951269 gene encoding thermospermine synthase ACAULIS5-like: MGEVALSNGQSHSMNGYRKSCWYEEEIEDNLRWCFALNSILHTGTSQYQDIALLDTKPFGKALVIDGKLQSAETDEFIYHECLVHPPLLHHPNPKNVFIMGGGEGSTARELLRHNTIDTVIMCDIDEEVVDFCKSYLVANREAFHDPRLKVIINDARAELESREERYDVIIGDLADPIDGGPCYKLYTKSFYDCTVKPRLKQSGIFVTQAGPAGIFSHTEVFSSIYNTLRQVFKYVVPYSAHIPSYADIWGWVMASDSPIDLSVEELDNRMRQRIKGENRYLDGRTFSSASTLSKVVRKSLDNETHVYTEEAARFIHGHGKQA; encoded by the exons ATGGGTGAGGTAGCTCTCTCAAATGGGCAGAGCCATTCTATGAATGGTTACAGGAAGAGTTGTTGgtatgaagaagagattgaagaCAACTTAAGATGGTGCTTTGCTCTTAATAG TATATTGCATACAGGAACTAGCCAATACCAAGACATTGCACTATTGGACACTAAGCCCTTTGGAAAG GCATTGGTAATTGATGGGAAGCTTCAAAGTGCTGAGACAGATGAATTCATCTACCATGAATGTCTTGTTCATCCACCACTCCTTCACCATCCTAA CCCAAAGAATGTTTTTATTATGGGGGGAGGAGAGGGATCCACTGCAAGGGAATTGCTCAGGCATAATACCATTGACACAGTTATAATGTGTGATATAGATGAG GAGGTGGTAGACTTCTGCAAATCATACTTAGTGGCAAACAGGGAAGCATTCCATGATCCGAGACTTAAGGTCATCATCAATGATGCCAG GGCCGAGCTAGAAAGCAGAGAAGAGAGGTATGATGTGATAATTGGGGACTTGGCAGACCCAATTGATGGAGGCCCTTGTTATAAACTCTACACCAAGTCCTTCTATGATTGCACTGTCAAGCCTAGACTGAAGCAGAGTGGCATATTTGTAACACAG GCAGGACCAGCTGGAATATTCAGCCACACTGAGGTGTTTTCATCTATCTACAACACCTTGAGACAGGTTTTTAAGT ATGTTGTGCCTTATTCAGCTCACATACCATCCTATGCTGATATTTGGGGCTGGGTCATG GCCTCAGATTCTCCAATAGATCTGAGTGTGGAAGAGCTAGACAACAGAATGAGACAAAGAATTAAAGGGGAAAATAGATATCTGGACGGCAGAACATTCTCTTCAGCATCAACATTGAGCAAAGTTGTTCGTAAATC GTTGGACAATGAAACTCATGTATATACAGAGGAAGCTGCAAGGTTCATACATGGCCATGGCAAGCAAGCTTAA
- the LOC130951268 gene encoding linoleate 9S-lipoxygenase 5-like, with product MENHKQQNGVGGSTSKEKKKTSVRGKVVLMKKGVLDFHDIKSNVLDRIHELMGNGVSLQLVSSLTPDPVKGNRGKHGKVAYLERWVSKITSLTGAKETEFGVKFDWDESIGVPGAIIVRNNHHSQFYLKTITIEDIPGHGSLHFPCNSWIYPAHRYTYDRVFFSNKAYLPSETPETLRKLREEELATLRGTGTGTLNEWDRVYDYAFYNDLALPDNGPHFARPVLGGSQDLPYPRRGRTSRHNSLTDPDTESRLHLFNLDIYVPRDERFGHLKFSDFLAYSLKSIAQVLLPEIRSLCDKTINEFDTFQDVLDIYEGSLKLPSPGVASQLRNLIPYELFRELVRNDGERFLKFPVPDVIKASKTAWRTDEEFAREMLAGVNPVIIRRLQEFPPVSKLDPEIYGDQNSIIKAKHLENSLDGLTIDEALENKKLYILDHHDALMPYLTRINSTTTKTYATRTLLFLQNDGTLKPLAIELSLPHPQGDQHGAVSKVFTPQKEGVPATVWQLAKAYVAVNDSGYHQLVSHWLFTHAVIEPFIIATNRQLSVLHPIHKLLQPHFRDTMHINALARHTLINAGGVLERTVFPGKFALEMSAVIYKSWVFTEQALPTDLLKRGMAVPDSSSPHGLKLMIEDYPFAVDGLEIWDAIETWVTEYCNFYYKSDEMVENDTEVQSWWKEVRYKGHGDLKDRSWWPEMKTKDELIQSCTTIIWIASAYHAAVNFGQYPYAGYLPNRPTVSRRFMPEPGTPEYKELESDPDLAFLKTITAQFQTLLGVSLIEVLSRHSTEEVYLGQRENPYWTCDAEPLAAFERFKQKLIEIENNIMERNKDKRLKNRNGPVQMPYTLLYPNTSDYSREGGLTGKGIPNSVSI from the exons ATGGAGAATCACAAGCAGCAGAACGGTGTGGGTGGTAGCACCAgcaaggagaagaagaagactaGTGTAAGAGGGAAGGTGGTGTTGATGAAGAAAGGGGTGCTGGATTTCCATGACATCAAATCCAATGTTCTTGATCGAATCCATGAGTTGATGGGCAACGGTGTCTCCCTTCAGCTTGTTAGTTCTCTCACTCCTGATCCAG TAAAGGGGAACAGAGGAAAGCATGGGAAAGTGGCATACTTGGAGAGGTGGGTTTCAAAAATAACATCATTGACAGGAGCAAAAGAGACAGAATTTGGGGTGAAATTCGATTGGGACGAGAGCATTGGGGTGCCAGGGGCAATCATAGTGAGGAACAATCACCATAGCCAGTTTTATCTAAAGACAATCACCATTGAAGACATTCCTGGCCATGGCTCTCTCCATTTTCCCTGCAATTCTTGGATATACCCTGCTCATCGTTACACCTACGACCGTGTCTTCTTCTCTAATAAG GCATACCTACCAAGTGAAACACCGGAGACACTTAGGAAGTTGAGGGAAGAAGAGTTAGCGACGCTTCGAGGGACAGGGACCGGTACCCTTAACGAATGGGACAGAGTCTACGACTATGCCTTCTACAACGACCTTGCTCTTCCTGACAATGGTCCCCATTTTGCTCGTCCCGTTCTTGGTGGCTCCCAGGACCTTCCATACCCACGCCGTGGAAGAACCAGTCGCCACAACTCCCTCACCGATCCCGATACTGAGTCCAGATTGCACCTTTTCAATCTTGACATCTATGTTCCCAGAGATGAACGCTTTGGTCACCTCAAGTTCTCTGATTTTCTAGCTTATTCTCTCAAATCCATTGCTCAAGTTCTTCTTCCTGAGATCAGATCTCTCTGCGATAAAACCATTAACGAGTTTGACACTTTCCAAGATGTTCTTGATATTTACGAGGGAAGCCTTAAGCTGCCCAGTCCAGGTGTCGCTTCTCAACTTCGAAACCTCATTCCATATGAACTGTTTAGAGAACTTGTTAGGAATGATGGTGAGAGGTTCCTCAAATTCCCAGTTCCAGATGTCATCAAAG CTAGCAAGACTGCATGGAGAACCGATGAAGAATTTGCCAGAGAAATGCTTGCCGGTGTTAACCCTGTCATCATTCGTCGTCTCCAG GAATTTCCCCCGGTGAGCAAGTTGGACCCTGAAATCTATGGAGATCAAAATAGTATCATCAAAGCAAAGCACTTAGAAAACAGTTTGGATGGACTTACCATAGATGAG GCGCTTGAAAACAAGAAGTTGTATATACTTGATCACCATGATGCATTGATGCCATACTTAACTCGAATAAATTCTACAACCACAAAGACTTATGCCACAAGAACACTCTTGTTTCTACAAAATGATGGTACATTGAAACCATTGGCTATTGAACTGAGCTTGCCACACCCACAAGGGGACCAACATGGAGCAGTTAGCAAAGTTTTTACTCCCCAAAAAGAAGGAGTACCGGCTACTGTTTGGCAACTGGCCAAAGCTTATGTTGCTGTCAATGATTCAGGATACCATCAACTAGTTAGTCATTG GTTATTCACTCATGCAGTGATTGAACCATTCATAATTGCCACAAACAGACAATTAAGTGTTCTTCACCCAATACATAAGCTTTTGCAGCCACACTTTAGAGACACAATGCATATAAATGCCTTAGCTAGACACACTCTCATTAATGCCGGAGGGGTGCTAGAGAGAACAGTTTTTCCCGGTAAATTTGCCTTGGAAATGTCAGCTGTTATATACAAGAGTTGGGTTTTCACAGAGCAAGCACTTCCTACTGATCTTCTCAAGAG AGGGATGGCGGTTCCAGATTCAAGCAGCCCTCATGGACTTAAACTCATGATAGAGGATTACCCGTTTGCTGTGGATGGCTTAGAAATCTGGGATGCCATTGAAACTTGGGTGACTGAATACTGCAATTTCTACTACAAATCTGATGAGATGGTTGAGAATGACACTGAAGTCCAATCTTGGTGGAAAGAAGTCCGCTATAAGGGTCATGGTGACTTGAAAGACAGGTCATGGTGGCCAGAGATGAAGACTAAAGATGAACTCATTCAATCATGCACCACCATCATATGGATAGCTTCTGCATATCATGCGGCAGTGAATTTTGGACAGTACCCTTATGCCGGATACCTCCCTAACCGGCCCACGGTGAGCCGCAGATTCATGCCAGAGCCAGGGACACCGGAGTACAAAGAGCTTGAGTCGGATCCTGACTTGGCATTCCTGAAAACAATCACAGCACAGTTTCAAACATTGCTTGGTGTGTCACTGATTGAAGTTCTGTCAAGACATTCAACAGAAGAGGTTTATCTTGGGCAAAGAGAGAATCCTTACTGGACTTGTGATGCTGAACCATTAGCAGCATTTGAGAGATTCAAACAGAAGCTCATAGAGATTGAGAACAATATCATGGAAAGGAACAAGGACAAGAGATTGAAGAACAGGAACGGTCCAGTGCAGATGCCTTATACCTTGTTGTATCCAAATACCTCAGATTATTCAAGGGAGGGTGGTCTCACTGGAAAGGGAATCCCCAACAGTGTTTCTATCTAA